A part of Ascochyta rabiei chromosome 3, complete sequence genomic DNA contains:
- a CDS encoding tRNA (guanine(37)-N(1))-methyltransferase, with product MADDMFAPPVNRAMKVLDRSFFQKTVPASAARIFKPQDIARCRKELQLSKDTLPNNRIQPVRTDPDADRAQKGGKCLVLKPEIVHDDRTTWSSKLRDLEQNGTLGVIPYELHLDYDYFTYSEITSATIPPPEKKNDDEIPQGFTLAGHVAHLNLRERYWPYKHLIATVLADKNPMVKTVINKLDNVGTENAFRTFQYEVLVGEDDLNVEVHEQGCTFKFDFAKVYWNTRLHTEHERLCDIFQEGEAICDVTAGVGPFAVPAGKKKCFVWANDLNPESYKSLEDNVKINKVGDYVRAFNSDGTDFIRTASAGLLTSSHSVDIMPKVKFSRSNPPKEKPTPLKTLTQPRIFSHYVMNLPASGINFVSSFVGLYANVPGVPVEEIKKLFEGKNMPMVHVHCFSTKSDDNVQEKKEICEELSRQMGYTITPDMPEVDIYDVRDVAPKKRMFCATFRLPEEVAFRKV from the exons ATGGCTGACGACATGTTTGCGCCGCCCGTGAACCGCGCCATGAAGGTGCTGGACCGCAGCTTCTTCCAGAAAACCGTCCCCGCCTCCGCCGCGAGAATCTTCAAGCCGCAGGACATTGCGCGCTGCCGCAAGGAGCTGCAGCTCAGCAAGGACACGCTGCCCAACAACCGCATACAGCCCGTGCGGACCGATCCCGATGCAGACAGAGCACAAAAAGGCGGCAAGTGCCTCGTCTTGAAGCCCGAGATTGTGCATGACG ATCGCACGACATGGAGCTCCAAGCTGCGCGACCTCGAGCAGAACGGCACCCTCGGCGTCATCCCCTACGAGCTGCACCTCGACTACGACTACTTCACCTACTCGGAGATCACGAGCGCTACCATCCCGCCGCCCGAGAAGAAGAACGACGATGAGATACCCCAAGGCTTCACTCTGGCCGGCCACGTCGCGCACCTGAACCTGCGCGAACGCTACTGGCCATACAAGCATCTCATCGCCACCGTCCTGGCCGACAAGAACCCCATGGTCAAGACGGTCATCAACAAGCTCGACAACGTCGGCACCGAGAACGCCTTCCGCACCTTCCAGTACGAAGTCCTTGTTGGCGAAGACGACCTCAATGTCGAAGTCCACGAGCAGGGCTGTACCTTCAAGTTCGATTTTGCAAAAGTATACTGGAACACGCGCCTGCACACCGAGCATGAACGCCTTTGCGACATTTTCCAGGAAGGCGAGGCTATCTGCGACGTAACAGCCGGCGTGGGCCCCTTCGCCGTGCCTGCAGGCAAGAAGAAGTGCTTCGTCTGGGCGAACGACCTGAACCCGGAGAGCTACAAATCGCTGGAGGACAACGTCAAGATTAACAAAGTTGGCGACTATGTGCGCGCTTTCAACTCTGACGGCACCGATTTCATACGCACTGCGTCCGCCGGGCTGCTCACGAGCTCACACTCAGTCGACATTATGCCCAAGGTCAAGTTCTCGCGCAGCAACCCGCCAAAAGAGAAACCCACACCCCTGAAAACGCTGACACAGCCGCGCATCTTCAGTCACTACGTCATGAACCTACCCGCCAGCGGCATCAACTTCGTTTCGAGCTTCGTCGGGCTGTACGCCAACGTTCCTGGCGTTCCTGTCGAGGAGATTAAGAAGCTGTTTGAGGGGAAGAATATGCCCATGGTACACGTGCACTGTTTCAGCACCAAGAGCGACGACAACGTGcaagagaagaaggaaatCTGCGAAGAGCTTTCGAGGCAGATGGGCTACACCATCACCCCTGACATGCCCGAGGTCGACATCTATGATGTGAGGGATGTGGCGCCCAAGAAGAGGATGTTCTGCGCTACTTTCAGGCTGCCTGAAGAGGTCGCTTTCAGGAAGGTGTGA